In one Serinus canaria isolate serCan28SL12 chromosome 2, serCan2020, whole genome shotgun sequence genomic region, the following are encoded:
- the LOC127059256 gene encoding uncharacterized protein LOC127059256, protein MPPGFPTRQQDPLLRGRDGRVRATAETPGRTQAKSHSLSRLNKEEKKKATKKKPGEREKRAFAISAVISPVSTQKWGSGAGGSPRRGPGSRGKRGRSSDVTGSPGPAPSPGRGRGHRGGFLAARWGRYGRRAGGPPLLLSRRLLLPLFFLLLLLTGGTARAPPPRPQLLPRGRGGTSLPRLPGVSSRGGPRSARHEAAPSPDGRSRRRRRSGRCAVRVALPPGRARPPGHRHGRARTHTHTHTHTHTHTDGHAERRG, encoded by the exons ATGCCACCAGGCTTCCCCACTCGCCAGCAGGACCCTCTTCTTCGGGGAAGAGATGGCCGTGTGAGAGCCACAGCGGAAACACCGGGCAGGACCCAAGCCAAAAGTCATTCCCTCTCCCGCTtgaacaaggaagaaaaaaaaaaagcaaccaaaaaaaaacccggGGAGAGGGAGAAACGGGCCTTTGCGATTTCAGCGGTCATATCCCCCGTATCCACCCAAAAATGGGGGAGCGGAGCGGGAGGCAGCCCACGGCGGGGCCCGGGGAGCCGCGG GAAGCGCGGCCGGAGCAGTGACGTCACCGGGTCTCCCGGtcccgccccctccccgggtCGGGGGAGGGGTCACCGAGGGGGTTTCCTCGCGGCCCGGTGGGGGAGGTACGGCCGGCGCGCCGGGGGGCCGCCGCTGCTGCTGtcccgccgcctcctcctccccctcttctttctcctcctccttctcaccGGTGGAACTGCCcgggcgccgccgccccggccccagctcctgccccgaGGCCGGGGGGGCACCTCGCTGCCGCGGCTCCCGGGGGTCTCCTCAAGGGGGGGTCCCCGCTCGGCACGGCACGAGGCAGCGCCTTCCCCCGACGGCCgaagccgccgccgccgccgctcgggGCGCTGCGCGGTGCGCGTCGCGCTCCCCCCTGGCAGGGCCCGGCCCCCGGGGCACCGGCACGGCCGggcgcgcacacacacacacacacacacacacacacacacacacacggacGGACACGCAGAGAGACGGGGCTGA